In a single window of the Nicotiana tomentosiformis chromosome 8, ASM39032v3, whole genome shotgun sequence genome:
- the LOC138897408 gene encoding uncharacterized protein gives MAIPIPKNYSPTQSLWSSFLKAKYCQRSNPISKKWDTGQSQAWKRLTFNKKEAEKNIQRRLQSRNCSFWWDNWLGSGPLAAHRNEGGRPGNVSVSYFWNNGQWNLQRLNESAPAHMIALIIQTPIFFNNNLANFLEIKWPHNWQELYPFIENLQHQTISTQVVWNKLIHGFVKINSDGSALTNQRNIGAGVIIRDHNCAFIHAITAHLGEGTNNFVETEAALLGIQWCLNNGFTKVHLESDSALLIQWLTNGKNYPWSLKMKLQQLSNLCIQCESFKCSHTYREANCPADSLSKLSHELTTLTNYTSSSSLPNNIRG, from the exons ATGGCCATTCCAATCCCCAAAAATTACTCTCCAACTCAATCTTTATGGAGTAGCTTTCTTAAAGCCAAGTATTGTCAAAGATCTAATCCCATCTCCAAAAAATGGGATACAGGGCAATCACAAGCATGGAAAAGATTGACTTTTAACAAGAAAGAAGCTGAAAAGAACATCCAACGGAGACTTCAATCTCGAAATTGCAGCTTCTGGTGGGATAACTGGTTAGGGTCAGGTCCTCTAGCAGCTCACAGAAATGAAGGAGGCAGACCTGGGAATGTTTCAGTCTCCTACTTTTGGAACAATGGCCAGTGGAACCTTCAAAGACTCAATGAGAGTGCACCAGCTCACATGATCGCTCTGATCATTCAGACCCCTATCTTCTTCAACAACAACTT AGCCAACTTTCTAGAAATCAAATGGCCCCACAACTGGCAGGAGTTATACCCTTTCATTGAGAAcctccaacatcaaaccatctCCACTCAGGTAGTTTGGAATAAGCTAATCCATGGCTTTGTGAAGATCAACAGTGATGGGAGTGCACTCACAAACCAACGAAATATTGGAGCAGGGGTGATCATTAGAGATCACAACTGTGCATTTATCCATGCCATAACTGCTCATTTAGGGGAAGGTACCAACAATTTTGTAGAAACAGAAGCAGCTCTTTTAGGAATCCAGTGGTGCTTGAATAATGGATTCACTAAGGTCCATTTGGAATCTGACTCTGCACTTCTAATTCAGTGGCTTACCAATGGTAAAAACTACCCCTGGTCTTTGAAGatgaaattgcagcagctttcaAATCTCTGCATTCAATGTGAAAGTTTCAAATGCTCACACACCTATAGAGAAGCTAACTGCCCTGCTGACTCACTGTCTAAACTCAGCCATGAGCTCACAACATTAACCAACTATACCTCATCCTCTTCTCTACCTAACAACATCAGAGGATAG